The Deltaproteobacteria bacterium nucleotide sequence GCAGGCATAGAAACGAAAGGAGTTGAAGTATTGGGGCCGCTCAGATTCATTCCCCCATCATTCCAGTGCTCCAACACTCCAATTCTCCGAGAGCTTTGTGGCGAAGATTATCGAATCACTGGTCGGGTACATGATCGCAGCACGCAAAGTTGCGCTGCCACCCGAAGTCATCCAAAAAGGCAAGAGCTATGCGCGCTTCCAAAATCCCCGGGTTTTGGCTTTGAAAGAGAGAACCCAATTGATCGGCGATGAAGAGATGGAGCGCTCCGGTCACCGCTTCCGAGGACTATTGGAAATCACCATGAAAGACGGCCAGATGCTGCGTGAGCATGTGATCGACTGCCGGGGCCGCCCGGAAAATCCCATGAGCCCGGAAGAAGTTGAAAAGAAAGCGGCGTGACTGATGGAGCCGGTGCTGGGGAAACAGAATGTCGAGAAAATTGTCGAGTCGGTGCGCCGGCTTGAATCGCTCGCCAGTGTGCGTGAGCTCACTCAGTTAATGACCACAGTAAATTGATCAAGGAGTCTATCCCGATGGCCAAACCAAAAATTACCATCGCCCTTTCGCACTATGACCGCCACGTGCCTTTTTTCGACGGCACGGTGCAAGCGGAAGCCATCGATCTAAACGTCCTCATCGTCGGCCAGTCGGACCGGCAGCGTGACGGCGAAGATCGCCACGAGCGCATGCTGCAAAAGGGCGACTTCGATGTCGCCGAGCTGTCGCTGTCGTCCTATCTGATGGCCAAGAGCCGCGCCATGCCGTTCACCGCGATTCCGGTTTTTCCGCGCCGCCTGTTCAGCCACTCGCAGGCATGGATCAACGTCGACGCCGGTATCAAAGAACCGAAAGATTTGATTGGCAAGAAAGTCGGCTTGCACAGTTTTCAAAATACTTTGGCAACTTTGTCCAAGGGCGATTTGCAGAGCGAGTTCGACGTCCCCTGGAGGAAGATTCACTGGCTGCTGAGCAAAAAGGACAACATCGAATTCGACCCCGAGAAGGGCGTGAAGATCGAGCAACTCTCGGAGAGCGCCAACGTCGGCGATATGTTGGAGCGGGGCGAGATCGATGCGATGATGACGCCCCATCCGCCCAAGCCGGTCTTGCGCGGTTCAAAGAAAATCAAACGTCTCTTCGATGATCCCAAAGCCGCCGATCTGCGCTACTACCAGAAGAACGGCTTTTTCCCCATCATGCACGTGGTTGCTTTTAAAGATGACGTGTTGAAGAAGTATCCCGAAGCAGCCCAGAGCTTATTCAAAGCGTTTGGCGACGCGAAGCGCATCTGCCGCGAGTTCTATGCCGACCCCAACTGGTCCTGGCTCGCCTGGGGCAGACAAGCCTTCGAAGAAGAAGAGAAGCTTTTGGGCTCCGACCCGTGGCCCTACGGTTTAGAGCAGAACCGCGCAAACCTGGAACGCTTCGTCGGCTACTCGTTGGATCAAGGCTTGATGGCCAAGAAGATGGCTGTGGAAGAGTTGTTCTTGCCGCTCAATTAAAGAGCCAGGGTGGGCCCCCACCCTGGCGACAATTCTCGGATTGTGGACTTCTGACTAAAGTGCCGACTCCACTTCGCGCACTTCCATCTTGGCGACCGTGGTGCCGAGCTTGATGCCGGCTTTGGCGACCTCGCCTTGGAACGCTTTGCCCTTGGCTTCCATGTCGGCTTTGTCTTTGTAGCTGCGCACCCAGATGAACTCATTCTGCGGGCGGTTGACCCAGGTGCCGACAATCGGGATGCCGAGCCGTTCGTGCAGCGGCACGATGTCCTGTTTGAAATGGGCGATGAAGTTATCCATCTCACCTTTATTGATCGTGTAGATGCGTATTTGTGACAGCATGCTCAATCCTCCTTTTGAGTTATGCACGATGGCTTTGTGGTCTGCGATGATACGCTATGTCGTAGGTTGCCTGCAAAGGGGTGGGTAGGGGTGGGTTGACATGATTGTTTCCATGCGCTTATAACCTTTCAGCTGTGAAACCCTCGGCCACCAAAGACCCTGGTTGCCAGCAGGTGGAGACTCAGCTCGACGCAGGAAGCAAAGAGTCGACTCACAACCCGCTTGCAGGTCCCGCGCTCGCCGATCCCATCGATCGCTACCGGAACCTTTGCGACCTTTTAGACCGCGTTACCGCGTCGGGCCCGATCGATTTCGAGCCTGAGATCGATCGCCTACGTGAGCACATCAACTTTACCGATGCCGAGCGAGAAGTTGTGGCAAAAATTTTTCGCCGCGGCTTCGAGGCCGCTTTGCAAAAGGGTGATCAGCATAAAACCTGGGCGTACCAAAGGCTGCTGCGGCGCCTGTTGGTTGGCCAACCGCTGGATTGTCCGATACTAGGGGACAATCCTTACGCGATGCTCAGTCAGCCGAAGGACCGTCTTCCTGGCTCCAGCAGCGAGGCGCAGGCAATCCGAGGGATGTTTGCTAACGAGGAAGGTGGCAATGATCGGACCTTGGGCGAGCTAGCTCGCGGTAGCGCCATCAAGAGGTCGGGGTCGGGCCCGCGTCGGCTTTTCTATGCCGTGGCGATCAATCTTGTTGCCGTCTTGCTATGGCTCGGACCGCTAAACACCAAAATCCCCGACCGCGCCAACGCGCAGCGCCACGGGGAGACAGCGCCGGCTGTGGCAATAGCGGAAAAATCCGCAAGCGCGCCGCCTTCTTCAGGAACCGGCGAATTGGCGATTCGTATGCCCCTGCCGATAGGCGAGCGGGAAAGCGATAGTAAGGCACCTGCAAGGGAAGCCACAGCGGGCGGGCCGGGCGAGTCGCGCCGCGTGCCCGAAGCTTCGGCGCCGGCCACCGTTGTGGTCAGCGCCGTTAAAACTCGCCCGGCGAAACCGGCGTTTCCAGCTCCCGGCACCGTGCTACAAGCGGCCCATGAAATCGGCCTCAGGAGTGAGCCGCAACATAGTGCACCCAAGGGAGAAGCCATTGAGCCGGGAGCGCGACTGGTTGTAATCGGGGAAGCGGGAAGTTGGTTGAAAGTGCGCTGTGAAAAAGATGGCTCGACTGGCTATGTGCGCAGGGAATTCGTCGAACCGATCCTACCGGAAAGCTAAAAAGCCCCGGCTGCAACACAACCGGGGCTCTTGTTACGAAAAGTTTTTTTGACTTAACGAGGCTTGCGCGTACCTAGGCCGGCCAAGGCTAAGAAACCCAGCATCACCAAGGTCGCGGCGGCTGGCTCCGGCACGCCTTGAACTCTCGCGATTGGCTCGCTGTAGATAAAATCGTCCATTACGACCACATCGATATTGTCTACTGCGCTGTCATTGGCGTTGGCGCCAAGCGCGGTATTGCCACTTGTGATTCGGACTCGCCCGATCTGCTCGCCCGCGTTAAAGGCTACTCCCGCGAAGGAAAGACTTGCGGTGCTGGTGCTGCCAGCGGGCACAAAAACACTCGTCAGCAGGTTGTTGTTGGCATCGAAATAATCGATCTTGGTGATGTTGTTCAGATCGACATCACTGAATACTGCGCCAAAAGCACTTACTGTCGCCGGGGTTGCGCCGCTGGTTCCCGGAATGAAAAACGTCGTATCGGTGATGGTGCTGCCGTTTGCGGTAAATAGCCGCTGCTGACTAAATACACCAAACGCGGTCGAATAGTTTGCATTGCTAAATTGGGTCGCTAGTCCGCTCGGTGGCGCCTGGGTAAAACCGGTTCCGGGTGTCGTAAACAACGCGCCGCGAATATTTTGGAACCCATTAAAAGGAGTTCCTGATACGGTGGTCGCTGCGCCGCCGCCGTCCCAATTGATCTCGCGCCGTCCGCCGGCCAGAGGCCCAGGAGTGTTGCCGTTGTTGGGATTGCCTACCGCTGTACGGAAATTGTCCACAGTTGTTTGAATCGAGGCCGTAGTATTGTCGCCGCCTACCGAAAAAGTGATGGGCGCGGCCAGCGCGTTTAATGGCAATAACGCAACTGTGCTTGACAGCGTCGCCGCTCGTGCAAAATCAATAAATGCTCTCTTCATGTTGTCCTCCTTGCAGTTTTGGTGACGGTTTTTCAGTGGCTACACTGAGAACTTTGGCTAGTTTTGATGTGAAATGACGCTTTATAGAAAGAATTGAGCAAAAAGGGTGCCCGAGCCCCGTCTTTGTAAGAATGCTGCAATTCTCAGTTGTTAGACTGATTCTCGTCGGTGCGAAAAAACTGCATTTTTGTAAACAAATTGAACAGATTCTCTAGGCAGAAACTCCTAGTTGCGAATTGTTCGTGAGTCTCTAGTGTCTTAGCTAGGCTGTGAGAGTGTAAACGAACCTTACATGTGATCTTCTATGGTTTGCCACCAAGGTTTTTCTTGACCGTTGCGAACCGGCTTTGATATGCAGCTGCCATGCTCATCCTAAGCAACGAAGAAATCGAATCGTTTCTGTCGATCAAAACCTGTATCGATGCCTTAGAAAAAACTTACAAGAGCTGGCAGCAGGGCAAGGCCATCAATCGGCCGCGCACCGATCTGGTTTTGCCCTCTCCTAGTGAAGCCGGGGTCTACGCATTTAAGTCCATGGAAGCGGGGCTTTACGATCCGCCCATCGTCGCCATGCGCATCAACTCCGACATCATTCGCTGGAATCAGACCGGCAACCGCATCATCAAAACCAAAATTGCCGCAGCGCCGGGAAACAAATATGTCGGTGTGGTGATGCTGTTTTCGACCGTCACCGGCGAGCCGTTGGCGATGTTTCCCGACGGTGTGGTGCAGCGCATGCGTGTGGCGTCGAGCAGCGCGCTGGCGGCGCGTTTCCTGGCGCGCGAAGACTCGCAGACCATGGCGCTCTTCGGATCCGGGTGGCAGGCCGGCAGTCATGTGCCGGCCATGTGCGCGGTGCGCCCGCTCAAACGCATCAACGTTTTTAGCCCGACCAAGGCCAACCGCGAAGCGTTTGTAAAAGAAGTCCAAGCGAGAGTTTCCGCCGAAGTGGTCGCGGTCGACAGTCCTGCGGCGGCGATTCACAACGCCGATATCATCGCCGCGACCACCAACTCGCTGTCGCGCGTGGTCGATCCGGCCTGGGTCAAGCCCGGCATCCACTTCACCTGTGTGCGCGTGCCGGAGTTGGGCGACGAGACCATTCGCAAGATGGACCGCTTGGTGATTCACGCCCATCAGCACGCGCCGGAAAATTACATCGCCGGCTTCGGCGACGAAGGCATCCACGCCCACGATGCCATCGACATTATTAAGAAGGGCCCGGAGAAGGCCCACGAGGTGGAAGTCGAACAACCGTTCTGGCTGGCCGCACCCGAGCTGCGCGATCTCTGCGTTGGGAAAGCGCAAGGGCGCGCCAATGCGAAAGAGTCGACCTGTTTTCTCAACAACATTGGCATTGGGCTGCAATTCGCTGCCGTCGGTGCTGCTGTGCTTGAAGAAGCAAAAGCCAAAGGCGTCGGTCATCAGATTCCCACCGATTGGTTCTTGGAAACCGTCCATCCGTAATCAACGACCGAGGATTGCTCCGATGCCTGTTGTGAAAGCCCTGTTCGTCGCTCTATTCGTCATTGGCTTTTTGGCCGGCAGTGTGCGAGCGCAGGACAAACCGAAGGTTTATTACGGTTCTTCGAGCAAAACTTTTGGCTACGGCTCGCTGTGGATCGCGGCGAAAAAAGGCTTCCTCGATCAGCAAGGATACGTCGATCAGAGTTATCTGAACGACGCGATCAAAGACCTGCCGCGGCGTTGACGGTCCAGCCAAGTCGCCCTAGTTTTTCACGCGCCGTAGGGCGCGCAGTGCGTTTTGTTCTAGCTGGCGCACCCTCTCGCGGATGATATTGAACATCTGTCCGACCTCTTCGAGCGTGTACTCGCTCGAGCCCGATACCGAAACGGCGCGTTAACACGACGCTCAAGCGCGGGCGCAAAATCCCTATCCCTTTTTATCGCTTTCTTGAATCCTCTGACTTCGTCGCTCTCCATCGCGATGACATCCGGCTGCGGTACACGTTTGTCTTCAAGGAAATCGCCTAAGACGGAAGCATCGTCGAAAACCGGTGTGTCCGATGATAGCGGTTCGCCGTGGCTTTGGAGAAGGCCGATGATTTCTTTGATCGGCTGTTTTGCCTCTGTGGCGGGTCACGCCCGGATCTTCGCTTGAAATCTTTGGCGAGCCTTAGGATTTTTTTGCGCGCCTCGACCCGATGGGTTGGAATGCGAATGGTTTGGGCTGTTTCGATGAGTGCTCGCGCAATCGACTGGCGAATCCACCACAGGGCATCAGTGCTAAAACGAAAACCGTAGCCGTGCCGGGAAATTCACACAGTCAACGCCATCCTCGTAACCATCGGCGGCCGTCTTTCAAGTCGCGCCAATCGACTTCGACGAGCCGTTTGGTGTGCACCGCTTCCAGGAGGCAAGCGTAGGTAGCATCGCCTTTGTGCAACACATCCTTGGCGAGGAAGTGCTTTTCGCTATCGAGCGGAGCGACGGCGGTCCACTTGCTCAGGAAGAAATGCTTTGAGATCGGTCGGTTTTGAGTCGCTTTTTTCATGCCAAATCTCTCAAAGGGCTTGAAACAGCCAAGTTTTATTGTTTGTTATTTATAACATAAGAACATTTAAGATAAATATACTTAACTTGCACAGAGGGGGGTGAATTAATGAGCTATGGCAGTGACCAGTTCACAGCAGAGAAATCACTATTCCTTCTGATGGACTACCAAATCGGCGCCATGGAGATGATGCCGGGAATCGATTGGCCGTCGGTACGGCGAAATGTCGTAACCCTTGCGAAGACCGCCAATGCTTTAAAAGTTCCGGTGGTTGTAACGAGTTGTCAAGAAGATCAAGTTCAAGGGGCGATGATGCCGGAGTTGGAAGACGCTATCCCTGATGCTTTCAACGGTCGGATCCGTCGGACGGGGATCATCAATGCCTGGGACGATCCGCGTGTCCTGGCAGCGGTGCGTGCCTCGGGGCGCCTTCAGGTGGTGATGGCGGGCATTACATTCGAGACTTGTCTGATTCACCCGGCGACCAGCGCGGTCCGTCAAGGCTATGAAGTCCAAGCCGTCATGGATGCCGCGGGTATGTGGTCCGCTGTGGCGCAACGGGTGGCACAACGGCGCATGGAACGCGGCGCCGTAGTCCTGACAACGACACACACAATTATCGCAGAGCTAGCGCAGGACTGGAGTCGAGCGGGAGGAGCTGACGTTAAGGCTCTTTTGTAGGCGTCAACAAAAAGCAGCGCCGCCTCGCTAAGATTATTTCAAAAATTACCTGAAGGTGTTTGAACTAGGATAAAGAGAAGGCATGCAAATGTTCTTACCCGGGATTTTGAAAAATCTTTAACCGATTTGAAACCGAATGAAAGAATACTTCTAACGGGCGCGACCGGCTATGTCGGCGGGCGCTTGTTACGCGCCTTGGAGAGCTTCGGACAGCCGCTACGCTGTCTCGCGCGCAGCCCGGAGCGTTTGCAGGGCCGGGTGGTGTCCTCCACTGAAATTGTCACGGGCGATTGCTTGAATGCGGATTCCTTGAAAGTCGCAATGGTGGGAATTCATACGGCCTATTATCTGGTCCACTCGATGGGTGACGCGGCTTCGTTTGAAGAAAAGGACAAGCAGGCCGCGCTCAACTTTGCTCGCGCCGCCGAGGCCGCGGGGATTCAGCGAATTATCTATCTTGGCGGACTAGGCGAAGGTTTGCTTTCCCCTCATTTAAGAAGCCGCCAAGAGGTTGGCGAAATACTGCGCTCGGCAAAAATCCCGGTCCTCGAATTTCGCGCCTCGATCGTGATTGGCTCGGGGAGTCTTTCCTTCGAAATCATCCGCGCCTTGGTCGAACGCTTGCCGGTCATGATTTGCCCGCGCTGGGTCGCCATGGAGGCGCAGCCCATCGGCATCGAAGATCTGGTTGCTTACCTGGTCCTCGCGCTGGACTTGCCTGTCGATGAAAGTCGCGTGATCGAAATCGGCGGTCCGGACCGGGTTTCCTACCGTGACATCATGACCGAGTATGCGCGTCAGCGTGGGCTCAAGCGTTGGATGATCTCAGTGCCAGTACTGACGCCAAGACCGTCCAGTTTGTGGTTGGGCTTGGTCACCCCCGTTTATGCCCGCGTCGGCCGCAAGCTGATTGACAGCATCCGCAACCAGACGGTGGTTAACGATCCCGCGGCGCTGAATTTGTTTGCGCTCGAGCCGATGGGTTTGCACGCAATGATCGAGCGCGCCATTCAAAACGAAGACCACGAATTTGCCGCGACGCGGTGGTCCGACGCGTTGTCGTCGGCGGGTCTGCGAGAGTCCTGGGGTGGGGCGCGCCTAGGCAATCGGATTATCGATTCGAGAACACAACTTGTGAAAGCTTCTGTGGAAAGCGCCTTCGCGCCGATTCGTCGTATCGGCGGCGCGCATGGTTGGTACTATGGCAACCGGCTTTGGCAAATTAGAGGATTCGTCGATCTTCTATGCGGCGGAGTCGGAACGCGCCGCGGCCGGCGCGATCCGGAGCAGTTGGCTGTGGGTGACGCGCTCGATTTTTGGCGCGTCGAGCAGTTCGAAATGAATCGCAAGCTGCGCCTGCGCGCCGAGATGAAATTGCCCGGACGGGCGTGGCTTGAATTTGCAGTCGAGCCGCGAGGATATTCCTCGCTGATTCGGCAGACCGCGATTTTCGATCCCCTGGGGCTGGGCGGTTTGGTTTACTGGTATGCACTTTATCCTGTGCACAAGCTAATCTTTGGGAAAATGCTGCGCCGGATCGGCACCATTGCCGAGTCGGGCGAAAAAAATTAGAGCGAGCTGCTGGATAATCCAATGGCAAAATTACTCGATCAATTTGCGACCGACGCTCGGATCACGGTTAGAAATGACGCCGCGCTCGATGACGCAGGGAGTTGCGTCCTCTATTGGATGCAGCGCGCCCAGCGCAGTTTCGATAACGCGGCGCTAAATTGCGCCATCGATGCCGCCAACGCGCTAGGCAAGCCAGCGGTGGTATTCTTTCGCCTGCGCGCCGATGCGCACCACGCCAACTTGCGCCATTACCAGTTCATGCTCGCGGGGATCGCCGACATCGTTGCGGGATTGCGAAAACGGCGAGTCGGCTTCGTCCTCAGTCGTGATCCGGACCATGATATTTATAAGTTCTGTGCGCTCGCTAAACCTTGCCTGGTGATCAGCGAAGAGAACCCCTTGCGCAGCGCGGAAGCCGGCAGGCGCCATGCGGCGGGCAAGATGACGGTGCCATTCTGGACCGTCGATGCCGATGTGATCGTGCCGACTCGACTGCTGGGCAAGGAACACTACGCGGCACGCACGATTCGGCCGAAAATACACGCGCTGTTGCCGCAATTTCTGAAGCCGCTCTCTAATCCATCGGCCCGACAGCGTTGGATTCCACACCAAGGAGTCGAGTCCATAGATCCACTGACGGTTTCACTCGACGGCATGACGATCGATCGCTCGGTCTCGGCGGCGGCAGGTTTGGCCGGCGGCGAGTCTCAGGCGAAAAAAACGCTAGAGCGATTCCTGCAGCGGCGGCTCAAGGGCTACGCGACCCAGCGCAACCATCCCGACATCGACGGCACGAGCCAGTTATCCCCCTATCTTCATTTCGGCCAGATCGGGCCGCATCATGTGGCTCTGGCGGTACGCGAAGCCAAGGCGCCCGAAATCGATCGCAGGGCGTTTCTCGAAGAATTCATCGTGCGGCGCGAGCTGGCGGTCAACTTCGTTCGTTTCAATCCAAAGTATGACAGCTTCGATGCGAGCGAGCCGTGGGCCGATCGGACTTTGCGCCAGCATGCGAGCGACGCGCGACAATACGTTTATTCAGAAAAGCAGCTGGAAAACGCCGAGACACACGATCCGCTCTGGAATGCGGCGCAAAAGCAGATGGTGTTAACCGGCTGGATGCATGGCTACCTGCGCATGTACTGGGCGAAAAAAATTCTTGAATGGAGCCCATCGCCGGCGCAAGCATTCGAAATCGCGGTGCGCCTCAACGACCGCTACGAGTTGGATGGCCGCGATCCCAACGGCTACGCTGGTATCGCCTGGGCCATTGTTGGGAAACATGACCGAGCGTGGGGACCGGAACGGCAGGTGTACGGCAAGATTCGCTACATGTCCTACGCCAGCACTTCGCGCAAATTCGACAGCAAGGCCTATATCGCGCGTATCGCCGCGCACGAAAGAGGGGGGAGGGCGGAAGTCTAGTTTGCGTATTGCGCTAGTTCCGGTTGGTTAGTCACGGAATATGACACATAGGCAATCAATGGCTCTTTGGATTGAGGTTGAATTTCGTTCTGATCCGCAGGGACTCAGGCAATCAGTTCAATTGCATTCCCCAAAGTATTTTGCTGACAAGAAGAGTGGGTGATTTGAAAAGAGCTATACATGCCGAGGCGCTCGAAGCCCGGTCTTCGGGCCAAGACGATGCGCTCCTTCCCCTAGTGCCGTGGGTCGGTTCCGTCTTGCTCACCGAATCGAGCCAATGGGGCCAGGGCATTGAGCGCTCGTTAAGGGAGGTCATCGCCCTAGAACTGACCGAAGCCGTCTTCGAGGAGTTCGATATGAATCGCGACTTACACTTGGGATGGGAAGGATACACCCTTCTCCTGGCGAGGCTCGACCAACTGGGCGGAATCGACCGTGCAATCGGCCCTCAGGAAATTCGAAATTTCGTCCTTGGCGAATTACCGAGGGCCGTCCCATGAGCGTATCTTCGCCGAGTGGCCGCCCCCGAGTCGCGATCATCGGAGCCGGAATCTCCGGCTTGGGCTGCGCGTGGCGCCTTCAAGACCGCTGCGAGGTCACGATCTACGAGAAGGATGCGCGCCTCGGCGGCCACGCACACACGGTGGACGCGGGAGCGGCACGCGTGGACACCGGGTTCATCGTCTTCAACGAGCGGACCTATCCACGCTTCACTCGCCTACTCAAGGAACTCGGCGTGCCTTCCCGCCCAACCACGATGGGGTTGAGCGTGAGGGACGACGCGGCGGGGCTCGAATATTGCCGAGAGACCCTGCGCACCGTCTTCAGCCAACTGCGCAACCTGGTGCGACCCTCTTTTTGGAGGATGCTTAGAGAGTCGCTGCGCTTCAACCGACTGGCGGCTCGCATTGCCCAAGCGACTTCCTCCGAAGGCGAATCATTGTCACAGTTCTTGGCTCGCGAAGGATTCTCCGAAACCTTCGCCCGCCACTATCTGCATCCGTTAGTGGCCTCGATTTGGTCAGCTGACCGCGCGGCCGTTGACGAGATGCCCATCGAGTTCGTCGCCCGCTTCTTCGAAAACCATGGTTTCTTAAAGTTCCGCAAACAACCACCTTGGCGGGTCGTCGAAGGAGGTTCGAGCACCTACGTGCGAGCCTTGGCTTCTCGGCTGAAAGCCACGATCCTACCTGGCTGCGCCGTTCAGTCGGTGAGGCGCCTAGCGAACTGCATCGAAGTCCGAACCGAGCGAGGTTCCGTTGAGCATCACGACTTCGTCGTTTTCGCCACCCATAGCGACGAGACCCTGGCCATGCTGTCGGATCCATCGCCCGAGGAGCGGTCAATCCTTGGCGCCATCCGTTACGGGAACAACACGGTGACATTGCACACGGACACCTCGGTCCTGCCGCGCAACCGTTTGGCTTGGGCGAGCTGGAATTACTGGCTTGCCGCCGATCGCCCGGAAGGGCTGATCACCTACCACATGAATACGGTCCAAGAGTTCGACAGCGAGGTCGAATACTTGGTAAGCCTCAACGCCCAGAGTTCGGGTGTGTTCTTCGCCCCCTCCAAGATCCTCTGCACGATCGAATACCGGCATCCCATTTTCGACGCCGCTGCGCGCGCGGCTCAGAAGGAGCGCATGGAGATCTTCGGTCGAAGGAGAACTTACTACTGCGGCGCTTATTGGAGCAATGGATTTCACGAAGACGGGCTTCGGAGCGCCGAAGAGGCTTCGGAAGCACTCTTGAAGGAACTGGACCATGAACACGACGATCGCCTACCTGGACATACCGCGCCCGACCCGGTTGTCAGGCCTCTGCAGAAGTTTCGTGCATCGCAGGTTGGCTAAATTACGCACGCTCCACTTGGAGTTCGAAGACGCCTGGGGCGTCACACACTTCGGAAACAAGGCCATTCCGCCGATTTCCGTTAAGGTTGTAAACCCTCGCTTCTACGTTCGTCTCGTGTTCTTCGGGCATCTGGGTGCAGCCGACTCCTTCGTATCGGCGGACGTCGAGTGCGATAGGCTCATCGATTTGCTCCGGGGCCTGCTTCGCGATACCGAGGTTTGTGAGCGCTTGGACGCGTCGCGTCCAATGCTCGTTCGATGGGGGTTACGCCTCTGCCATCGGCTTCGTTCGAATACGCGTTCGGGCAGCCGACGCAATATTCACGAACACTACGACCTGGGGAACGAGTTCTTCCGGATTTTCCTTGATACCACGCTTTCGTACTCCTGCGCTTGGTTCGAAACAGCCGAGATCTCGCTGGAGAAGGCCTCTCTGGCGAAGATCGACAAGCTGCTCGAGAAGCTCGAGCTCCGTCCCACCGATCACTTGCTGGAGATCGGCTGCGGCTGGGGTGCCTTGGCGGTTCGCGCCGCCGAAACCACCGGCTGCCGAGTCACCGCAGTCACGATCTCGCGAGAGCAGTTCGCCCTAGCGAACGCGCGCGCCAAGGCCAGCTCGGCCGCCGATCGCATCGAGATTCTTCTCAAGGATTACCGTGACGTCACAGGTCGTTACGATAAAGCCGTCTCGGTCGAAATGATCGAGGCCGTGGGCCACCGCTTCTATGAAACGTACTTCGGCCAGCTTAGCCGCCTGCTGAAGCCCGACGGGATTCTCGCCATTCAAGTCATCACGCATCCCGATCAGGACAACGTACGCCGCCGTAAGGAAGTCGACTTCATACAGGCCCGCATTTTTCCGGGCAGCGATCTGGCGACGCTAGGCTCGATTCAGCGAGCGATCCAACGCGCCACGGATCTATCTCTTTCGGACATGGAAGACTTCACCCACCACTACGCGCGAACGCTGCGCTGCTGGCACGACACGTTCGTCTCGAAGCTTGCTGAAGT carries:
- a CDS encoding deoxyribodipyrimidine photolyase; translated protein: MAKLLDQFATDARITVRNDAALDDAGSCVLYWMQRAQRSFDNAALNCAIDAANALGKPAVVFFRLRADAHHANLRHYQFMLAGIADIVAGLRKRRVGFVLSRDPDHDIYKFCALAKPCLVISEENPLRSAEAGRRHAAGKMTVPFWTVDADVIVPTRLLGKEHYAARTIRPKIHALLPQFLKPLSNPSARQRWIPHQGVESIDPLTVSLDGMTIDRSVSAAAGLAGGESQAKKTLERFLQRRLKGYATQRNHPDIDGTSQLSPYLHFGQIGPHHVALAVREAKAPEIDRRAFLEEFIVRRELAVNFVRFNPKYDSFDASEPWADRTLRQHASDARQYVYSEKQLENAETHDPLWNAAQKQMVLTGWMHGYLRMYWAKKILEWSPSPAQAFEIAVRLNDRYELDGRDPNGYAGIAWAIVGKHDRAWGPERQVYGKIRYMSYASTSRKFDSKAYIARIAAHERGGRAEV
- a CDS encoding MmgE/PrpD family protein, which codes for MAKIIESLVGYMIAARKVALPPEVIQKGKSYARFQNPRVLALKERTQLIGDEEMERSGHRFRGLLEITMKDGQMLREHVIDCRGRPENPMSPEEVEKKAA
- a CDS encoding isochorismatase family protein — its product is MSYGSDQFTAEKSLFLLMDYQIGAMEMMPGIDWPSVRRNVVTLAKTANALKVPVVVTSCQEDQVQGAMMPELEDAIPDAFNGRIRRTGIINAWDDPRVLAAVRASGRLQVVMAGITFETCLIHPATSAVRQGYEVQAVMDAAGMWSAVAQRVAQRRMERGAVVLTTTHTIIAELAQDWSRAGGADVKALL
- a CDS encoding SDR family oxidoreductase is translated as MKPNERILLTGATGYVGGRLLRALESFGQPLRCLARSPERLQGRVVSSTEIVTGDCLNADSLKVAMVGIHTAYYLVHSMGDAASFEEKDKQAALNFARAAEAAGIQRIIYLGGLGEGLLSPHLRSRQEVGEILRSAKIPVLEFRASIVIGSGSLSFEIIRALVERLPVMICPRWVAMEAQPIGIEDLVAYLVLALDLPVDESRVIEIGGPDRVSYRDIMTEYARQRGLKRWMISVPVLTPRPSSLWLGLVTPVYARVGRKLIDSIRNQTVVNDPAALNLFALEPMGLHAMIERAIQNEDHEFAATRWSDALSSAGLRESWGGARLGNRIIDSRTQLVKASVESAFAPIRRIGGAHGWYYGNRLWQIRGFVDLLCGGVGTRRGRRDPEQLAVGDALDFWRVEQFEMNRKLRLRAEMKLPGRAWLEFAVEPRGYSSLIRQTAIFDPLGLGGLVYWYALYPVHKLIFGKMLRRIGTIAESGEKN
- a CDS encoding 4,5-dihydroxyphthalate decarboxylase, which codes for MAKPKITIALSHYDRHVPFFDGTVQAEAIDLNVLIVGQSDRQRDGEDRHERMLQKGDFDVAELSLSSYLMAKSRAMPFTAIPVFPRRLFSHSQAWINVDAGIKEPKDLIGKKVGLHSFQNTLATLSKGDLQSEFDVPWRKIHWLLSKKDNIEFDPEKGVKIEQLSESANVGDMLERGEIDAMMTPHPPKPVLRGSKKIKRLFDDPKAADLRYYQKNGFFPIMHVVAFKDDVLKKYPEAAQSLFKAFGDAKRICREFYADPNWSWLAWGRQAFEEEEKLLGSDPWPYGLEQNRANLERFVGYSLDQGLMAKKMAVEELFLPLN
- a CDS encoding SH3 domain-containing protein — its product is MKPSATKDPGCQQVETQLDAGSKESTHNPLAGPALADPIDRYRNLCDLLDRVTASGPIDFEPEIDRLREHINFTDAEREVVAKIFRRGFEAALQKGDQHKTWAYQRLLRRLLVGQPLDCPILGDNPYAMLSQPKDRLPGSSSEAQAIRGMFANEEGGNDRTLGELARGSAIKRSGSGPRRLFYAVAINLVAVLLWLGPLNTKIPDRANAQRHGETAPAVAIAEKSASAPPSSGTGELAIRMPLPIGERESDSKAPAREATAGGPGESRRVPEASAPATVVVSAVKTRPAKPAFPAPGTVLQAAHEIGLRSEPQHSAPKGEAIEPGARLVVIGEAGSWLKVRCEKDGSTGYVRREFVEPILPES
- a CDS encoding ornithine cyclodeaminase family protein yields the protein MLILSNEEIESFLSIKTCIDALEKTYKSWQQGKAINRPRTDLVLPSPSEAGVYAFKSMEAGLYDPPIVAMRINSDIIRWNQTGNRIIKTKIAAAPGNKYVGVVMLFSTVTGEPLAMFPDGVVQRMRVASSSALAARFLAREDSQTMALFGSGWQAGSHVPAMCAVRPLKRINVFSPTKANREAFVKEVQARVSAEVVAVDSPAAAIHNADIIAATTNSLSRVVDPAWVKPGIHFTCVRVPELGDETIRKMDRLVIHAHQHAPENYIAGFGDEGIHAHDAIDIIKKGPEKAHEVEVEQPFWLAAPELRDLCVGKAQGRANAKESTCFLNNIGIGLQFAAVGAAVLEEAKAKGVGHQIPTDWFLETVHP
- a CDS encoding TIGR02450 family Trp-rich protein codes for the protein MKKATQNRPISKHFFLSKWTAVAPLDSEKHFLAKDVLHKGDATYACLLEAVHTKRLVEVDWRDLKDGRRWLRGWR